TCCCGCCGCGAAATGAAGGCAGGCCTCAAATGATCAAAACACCTTGCCGCAATGCCTCAAGTCTCGTCCCGATCCAAGAACTCCGTCCCTAAGCCGTCGGCCTCGATCTGGCGCTGCAACGCACGCAAACGAGTAAGGCTCTCCTCCGTCATGCTTTCGGCATGGTCTCTTTCCGCCGCGTCAATATCCGACCTGGCCCGCCTACGCGAAAGGAGGTCGTAGCTATGGCGCCACCCCTTGATCGCCGCCGCAAAGGCTTGTGCGGGATGGGCGAAAGGAGCTGCCTCGTAGACCTCCCGGGTCAAAACACGATCGAGAATTTCACTGAATCCAAGTGCCTTTAGGTGGTTTTTTAGCGCCCCGGAGTCAATATCTGGGGTCCAGGTCTTTAAGATTTCTTGGCGGAGATTGTCAAGGTCCCGGCCAGGTGGATGGAGATTCCCGAAGTCCTCCAAGTGCTGATCTAATATGCCGGGATGATTGAGGACCGCCGCCATAAAGCCTTGAAAACGGCGCATTTCCAGGACTTCCACCTGCCGGGGTCCGAAAGCCTCGGTGGCCGGCCGTCCCGACCCGAGCCCCGCCGACCCAATGTGGGCCGAAGCGCCTTCAGTCCCCGGCCGCCTCTTCTTTCCGGCTTTGAAGCGTTGGGGGGCGAAGGTGTCCCAGAAGCGGTTCCTGAGCGCTTGGCGATAGGCGCGCTGAACCGTCTTGTCCTGAATACCTTGAGCCAGACGCTCAAGGGCCTGTTCGAGGCGCGAGCGGCGCTCAGGCGTATTCGCCGGATGGGCAAGCGTCTCGCTTTCCCACAGGAAATCGACGAGCGGACGGGCGCGGTCGAGATAAGCGCGCATCGCATCGGCACCGGCACCTTGGACCAGTGTATCTGGATCCTCTCCAGCCGGCAGTGCTACGAATCGGAGCGACTTGCCCGGCTTGAGAAGCGGCAATGCACGCCCAGCGGCGCGTGCCGCGGCACGTCCTCCCGCGGCGTCACCATCGAAGCACAGGATGGGCTCGTCCACGTGACGCCACAGCTCGCCGAGCTGGGCTTCCGTCAAGGCGGTGCCAAGGGGAGCGACCGCTACATTGAAGCCCGCCTTGTGCAGCGCGATGACATCCATATAGCCTTCGACCACAATCAGCTCGCCTCGCTCGGCCGCCCCGCGCCTGGCATGGGCCAAGCCGTAAAGCATCTTTCCCTTATGGAAGATCTCGCTCTCGCGGGAGTTGAGATACTTGGGGGTGCCCTCACCGAGTATGCGCGCGCCGAACGCAACCACCCGACCACGCGCATCCGCGATTGGAAATATCACACGGCCGCGAAAATAATCGTAAGTCTCCCCGCGCTCCTCGTTGTGGCCGAGGAGGCCGGCCTCGAGAAGCATCGATTCGGTATATCCCTCCTTCATGAGTTGCGTCTTGAGCAAATTTCCCGGAGGTGAGAAGCCCAGTCGGAAGCGCGAAATCGTCACGTCATCGAGGCCACGAGCGCGGAGATAGCCCAGCGCTTCGCGGCCGGCGGCCCCGCAGAGCTGTCGCTCATAAAAGGCGCATGCGGCCTCGAGTGCCGTCGCAAGGCTCTTGTAGCGCTCGGCCTTGGCGCGCTCGGCAGGCGACGACCGGGGTACTTGAAGGCCCGCCTGTGCCGCAAGTCGCTCGATTGCCTCGGGGAAGCTCAGATGTTCGCTGCGCATCACGAAGCCGATCACGTCGCCATGCGCGCCACAGCCGAAGCAGTGAAAAAAGCCTTTTTCCTCATTCACCCAAAAAGATGGCGTCTTTTCGTTGTGGAACGGACAAAGCCCGCCATGCTCGCGGCCTTTGCGCTGTAGCTTGACGCGTCGTGAGATCGTGTCGACGAGGCCCACACGCGCTCGCAGTTCATCGAGGAACTGTGGTGAGATCGCCATCAGCCTGAAACCGCCTGCAAGTTCACCTGCATCCCTCGGCCCGCACGGCCCTGCCCCAGACCGTCGGTACCGCCGCCCAGGCCGGCCTCAGCTCGAGCCAAGCTGCGATTTTACGACGCCGCTTGCCTTTGAGAAATCCATTGCGCCGCCATAGCGCGCCTTGAGCTGCGCCATGACTTTGCCCATGTCCTTCATTCCCACGGCCCCCACCTCGCCGATCACGGTCTTGACGGCACTCGCCATTTCCACTTCCGAGAGCTGCTTGGGCATGAACGACTCGATTACGGAGATTTCGTCCTGCTCTTTCTGTGCGAGTTCGGGCCGCCCGCCCCTCTGGTACAGTTCGATCGACTCGCGACGCTGCTTGATCATGCCTTGCATCATTTGGACGATCTCATCGTCCAATATGCCGCTCGCATTGCCTTTCGGCCTCGCTTCGATATCGCGTTCCTTGAGCTTGGCCAAAATCATGCGGACGGCCGAAACGCCGCGTTCGTCTTTTGCCTTCATGGATGTTTTGAGCGCTTCGGTCAGGCGGGCACGGAGCATGGAGCGGGATCACGCATCTGGAAAGGGGCCAATCTAGCTGATTTCATTTCAAAGTGCAATTGATTATGTCTCCTTAAGCGTTTGAATTTCTATGGTTATTGCCACCATCCCAAGCTTGACGGCGGCACGCTCTTTGCTTATTACAACCGGGCCCGCGGGTCGTGTGCATCAATACCGCTCGGAAGTGAACATCGGCGTGGTGGCATCAGCCACCGCCTCGCACGCGCGCACCGCGGCTTGGCGAGGGTAATGCCCATGTCGAATTCGGGACCGATGCTCCAAGCGGCGCGCCCGACGAGTCGTGAAGCACCGCCGGGTGCGACGGCCGCCGTCGTTCTCGCCGACGGCACGGTCCTGTGGGGCCGCGGGATCGGAGCAACCGGGTCGGTCGTGGGCGAAATCTGCTTCAATACCTCGATCACCGGCTATCAGGAAATCTTGACCGATCCGTCCTACGCAGGCCAGATCATCGCGTTCACGTTCCCCCATATCGGCAATGTCGGCGCCAATCCCGAGGACATTGAGACGACGACGCCAGCAGCGCGCGGACTCATCGTGCGCGAGGACATCACCGAGCCAAGTAACTGGCGCTCGTCCCAGCATCTCGACGGGTGGCTGCGCTCTCACGGCCTCATCGGCGTCGCGGGTGTGGACACGCGCAGCCTAACCCGGCGATTGCGCGAGGCGGGTGCGGCCAATGGCGTTGTCTGCCATGCGCCCGATGGCAAGTTCGATCTCGCCAAACTTCATTCAGAGGCCAGCGCCTGGCCCGGCCTCGAGGGCATGGACCTCGCCAGAGAGGTCACCTGCCGGCAGGCCTACCAATGGGACGAAACACTTTGGACTCTTGGTCAGGGTTACGGCCGGCAGGCTGCACCGACGTTCCACGTCGTCGCCGTCGACTATGGCGCTAAGCGCAATATCCTGCGCTGTCTCGCCTGGAGCGGTTGCCGCGTCACCGTGGTGCCCGCATCGACAAATATCGACGCGATTCTGCGCCTGAGGCCGCATGGTGTGTTCCTTTCAAACGGCCCCGGCGACCCGGCAGCGACAGGCGACTATGCCGTACCGACGATCAAGCAGATTATCGAGGCAGGCATTCCGACCTTCGGAATTTGCCTCGGACACCAGATGATGGCGCTGGCGCTGGGTGCGAAGACCGAGAAGATGCATCACGGGCATCGGGGCGCCAATCACCCGGTCAAAGATCTCGAGACCGGCAAGGTCGAGATCACGAGTCAGAACCATGGATTCGTGGTGGTCGAGGGCTCGCTGCCGTCGGGCCTCGAAGTTACCCACAAATCGCTGTTCGACGGATCGGTCGAGGGCTTCAAGGTCAAGGACATGCCGGCCTTCGCCGTGCAATATCATCCCGAGGCATCGCCCGGTCCGCGCGACAGCCGCTACCTCTTCGAGCGATTTGTGAAAATGATGGCTGAGAATGCCTAAGCGCCGCGACATCGAATCGATCCTCATCATCGGCGCCGGGCCTATTGTGATCGGCCAAGCCTGCGAGTTCGATTATTCGGGCACGCAAGCCTGCAAAGCACTCAAGGAGGAGGGCTACCGCGTCATCCTCGTGAATTCCAACCCTGCGACGATCATGACCGATCCCGGTTTGGCCGATGCCACATACATTGAGCCGATCACGTCTGAAATCGTCGCGCGCATCATCGAAAAGGAACGGCCGGACGCACTCCTTCCTACAATGGGCGGGCAGACGGCCCTTAACACCGCGATGGAACTAGCCAGGCGCGGCATTCTCAAGGAATACGATGTCGAGCTGATCGGCGCCAAGGCTGAGGTAATCGAGAAGGCCGAGGACCGCCTGCTCTTCCGCGAGGCCATGACGCGGATCGGTCTCGAGTCGCCGCGGAGCGCCATCGCGCACAGCATGGAAGAAGCCAAGGCCGCACTCCTCGAAATCGGCCTTCCCGCGGTCATCCGTCCCTCATTCACGCTCGCGGGCACTGGCGGCGGGGTCGCTTACAACCAGGATGAATTCGAGCAGATCGTGACGATCGGGCTCAAGGCGTCGCCGGTCTGCGAAGTGCTCGTCGAGGAATCGGTTCTCGGCTGGAAAGAATTCGA
This sequence is a window from Alphaproteobacteria bacterium. Protein-coding genes within it:
- a CDS encoding GatB/YqeY domain-containing protein encodes the protein MLRARLTEALKTSMKAKDERGVSAVRMILAKLKERDIEARPKGNASGILDDEIVQMMQGMIKQRRESIELYQRGGRPELAQKEQDEISVIESFMPKQLSEVEMASAVKTVIGEVGAVGMKDMGKVMAQLKARYGGAMDFSKASGVVKSQLGSS
- the dnaG gene encoding DNA primase, with translation MAISPQFLDELRARVGLVDTISRRVKLQRKGREHGGLCPFHNEKTPSFWVNEEKGFFHCFGCGAHGDVIGFVMRSEHLSFPEAIERLAAQAGLQVPRSSPAERAKAERYKSLATALEAACAFYERQLCGAAGREALGYLRARGLDDVTISRFRLGFSPPGNLLKTQLMKEGYTESMLLEAGLLGHNEERGETYDYFRGRVIFPIADARGRVVAFGARILGEGTPKYLNSRESEIFHKGKMLYGLAHARRGAAERGELIVVEGYMDVIALHKAGFNVAVAPLGTALTEAQLGELWRHVDEPILCFDGDAAGGRAAARAAGRALPLLKPGKSLRFVALPAGEDPDTLVQGAGADAMRAYLDRARPLVDFLWESETLAHPANTPERRSRLEQALERLAQGIQDKTVQRAYRQALRNRFWDTFAPQRFKAGKKRRPGTEGASAHIGSAGLGSGRPATEAFGPRQVEVLEMRRFQGFMAAVLNHPGILDQHLEDFGNLHPPGRDLDNLRQEILKTWTPDIDSGALKNHLKALGFSEILDRVLTREVYEAAPFAHPAQAFAAAIKGWRHSYDLLSRRRARSDIDAAERDHAESMTEESLTRLRALQRQIEADGLGTEFLDRDET
- the carA gene encoding glutamine-hydrolyzing carbamoyl-phosphate synthase small subunit; this translates as MSNSGPMLQAARPTSREAPPGATAAVVLADGTVLWGRGIGATGSVVGEICFNTSITGYQEILTDPSYAGQIIAFTFPHIGNVGANPEDIETTTPAARGLIVREDITEPSNWRSSQHLDGWLRSHGLIGVAGVDTRSLTRRLREAGAANGVVCHAPDGKFDLAKLHSEASAWPGLEGMDLAREVTCRQAYQWDETLWTLGQGYGRQAAPTFHVVAVDYGAKRNILRCLAWSGCRVTVVPASTNIDAILRLRPHGVFLSNGPGDPAATGDYAVPTIKQIIEAGIPTFGICLGHQMMALALGAKTEKMHHGHRGANHPVKDLETGKVEITSQNHGFVVVEGSLPSGLEVTHKSLFDGSVEGFKVKDMPAFAVQYHPEASPGPRDSRYLFERFVKMMAENA